TCTTATTGACTTTATTTAAAGTTTTGGTATATTTAATTAGTTAGGTGTAATTTTTTAGTGAAAAAACTATATTAGGAGGTTGGATATGAGGACAACTTTTAATCCACACAACAAGCATATTAAGAGAAGCCAGGGCTTCAGAGCAAGGATGAAGTCAAGCACCGGAAGGAATGTGCTTTCAAGAAGAAGAGCACATGGCAGGAAGAGACTTATTACCGTATAGTGAGACTTTGGGAAAGGCTCAGTGAGAAGGAATTTGAAAGCGTTTATAAAAGTGGCAAAAAGTTCTACGGCAAATATATTGTGGTTGTTGCATCAAATGCAGTTAAGAAAAAAGTGGGATTTGTTGCCTCTAAGAGAATTGGAAAATCCCACATAAGAAATCGCGCAAGGAGATTAATGAGAGAAGCCTTTCTCAAGCTTGAGCCGGTGTTACCTGAAGATTATAGTTTTGTTCTTATTGCAAGAAACACCATAGTAGGTCTTAAGATGCAAGATGTCCTCAGTGACCTTGAGGGCATCGTTTTTCGATTTAGAAAGAGCCTTTTGGATAGAAAGGAGGCTCAGGAAGAATGAAGAAATTTTTGTTAGCAGTTCTCAAATTTTATAGAAAGTATATATCGCCTTTGAAGCCACCAACATGCAGATTTACCCCTACCTGCTCTGAATATGCAATTGAAGCAATAGAAAAGTATGGTGCAAAAAAGGGTGGATTTTTGGCAATTAAGAGAGTATTAAGGTGCAATCCCTTCTTCCCTGGGGGGAATGACCCTGTTCCTTGAGGAGGATAAAATGAAGAAGATTTTGTTGGTGTTTGGTTTTGTTTTGTTACTTTCAGTATTTTTGACAGGTTGCGCAACAAGCCCTTTCCCCAAGACAACTGAGCCAGGAGTTATTGTTCAGGTTATAGCAACCGGAAGACCAATGGAGAACATTCCAGTTGGTGTTAGGGTTGTTAATAACACTCCGGACCCTATTCTTGAAGTTACGGTAAAACTTGTTTCTATTAATGGCAATGAAGACCTCAAACCTTTTGACCTGTGGAAGTCAGGAAGGGTTGTTTCTTTAAAGGACATCGCTAAAACAAGCGTAATTGATGCAGGTAAAGATGCAACATTCACATTCTATGTTACAAGTTACACTGAAATCGACCCGAAGCCCTATCCTGCAAAATTTGAGGTAACTTACAAGGATGCAAACGGTAAGGTAACTACTATCGAGAAAGAAGCAGTAATAAATATTGTTCCAGTTAGCGGTTTTTATAAATTTATGCGTCTTATTATTGAATGGATAAACAAATTTACCCACAATTATGGGCTTGCTATAATTGTTCTTACAATTCTCATTAAACTTATAACCCACCCTCTAACAAGATACCAGTTCAAGTCAACTGCAAAACTTCAGGAGATACAGCCAGAGTTAAAAAAGATTCAGGAGAAATACAAGGATAATCCACAGAAGCAACAGCAGGAGATTGTGAAACTCTACAAAGAAAAAGGTGTGAATATGTACGGAGGATGTTTGCCAGTCCTTGTCCAATGGCCACTTTTGATTATTCTTTATGGTGCGCTTATGAACTATGCACCATTCAATAATGCAAGGTTCCTCTGGCTTACAAACCTCAACACTCCTGATAAGTATTATATCCTTCCAGTTCTTGTATTCCTTTCGATGTTCCTGCAGTCTAAGACTTCACAAATGCCAGGAACAGAAATGGACCCAAATACAAAGATGTTTATGTACTTCCTCCCTGTTATATTTGCAGTGTGGGCAGTAAGCTGGCCGCCATCAGTGCTTCTCTATTGGATTACCTTCTCTTTAACTGCTACATTAGAGCAGTACCTCATCATTAGGTCTCTTGAAAACTTTAAGAAAATGGCGTTAGAAGAGCCGAAAGAGGTAGTAAAGAAGGACAAGAAGGAGAAGTAGTATGAGTGAATTTGTGGTCGATTTTGTTAAGGATATCTTTGAAAAAATGGGCGAGAGCCCTCAGGTAGAGGCAGGCAAAAAGTTCGGCGGCTACTATATAAATGTTAAAAACCTTTCGAACAAAGGACATTACATTGGTGAAGATGGGACAGTGCTCAGAGCGATCCAGTTTATTGTGAATGTTTATGCGCACAAGGTTGATAAGAACTTCCCAACGATTATACTCGACATAGACGGCTACAAGGGGAAGCAGTACGAGAGGTTAAAAACTATTGCAATTGAAGCAGCCCTGAAGGCAAAGAGACTAAGAGAGCCTGTAGAACTTCGTCCAATGTCCGCGCAGGCAAGAAGAATTATACACCTTACGCTTAAAAATTACCCCGATATCTGGACTCATAGCGTTGGAAAGGAACCAAGAAGGCGTGTTATTGTAGATATTAAAAAGTGAATGATACGATTGTTGCAATTGCAACCCCTCGAGGTTTTGGGGGAATTGGAGTTATAAGGCTTTCAGGAGAAAAAGCCTTAGAACTTGCACAGAGTATTTTTGATAAGCGTATAGAGAAGCCCCGTTATGCATACTACGGGGCTATTACTATTGAAGGGACACCCGTAGATACAGGCATTGTCATTTATTATAAGAAGCCTCACTCCTATACAGGCGAAGATGTTGTAGAGATATCAATGCACGGTGGCATTAAAAATCTTGAGATGGTTTTGAATTTTCTCATTTCTAAGGGAGCGCGTCTTGCAGAGAAGGGAGAATTTACAAAAAGAGCCGTAGAAAACGGAAAAATGGACATATTCGAGGCGAATGCAGTTATAGAACTAATAGAAGCAAAAACTGAAAAAGGGGTTCTTCTTGCATCCTCAAGGCTTTTCGGAAAATTAAGTAAGGTTGTTGAGGATTTAAGAAATAGGATTATGGAAATAAATGCAAAAATTGAAGCAACAATTGATTTTCCTTTTGATGTGGAAGAAATTCCCAAAGAGGTTTTGAAAGAGGCTCTTACACAAATAAAAAATGACATAGAAAAACTTCTTTCAACATACAATGATTCAAAAGTTGTCTTTGACGGCGTGCGTGTTGCAATCGTAGGAAAACCCAATGTTGGAAAATCTACACTCCTTAATGCACTTCTTAAATTTGAGAGGGCAATAGTCTCTGAAATCCCCGGGACAACAAGAGATACGATAGAAGAAACAATTGACTTCTTTGGATTTCCCGTGAAAGTAATTGACACTGCAGGTATAAGGGATTCACAGGATGTAATTGAGAAAATGGGCGTTGAAAGAAGCAAGCGTGCAATTATTACATCAGACCTCATTCTTTTTGTTTTTGATGCCTCTACCCCACTCGACGAAGAGGATCTTGAACTTGCAGAGTTTACCTCAGGAAAGAGCCGTATCATTGTTCTCAATAAAACCGATCTTCCAAAAGCAATAGACATAAATCAACTTTCGAAATTATTCCCAAATGAGCCTATAATAGAAATTTCTGCACTTTTGAAAGAGGGAATTGAGGAAGTCGAACAGGCAATAAAGAAAAAGATTCTAAATATTGATATTGATTCGATTCTTGTGTCAAATAAGGTGGAGTATGATTTATTAAACAATGCGTTAACCCATATCAAGCATGCAATTGAGAATCTTGAAACTCAAACGCTTGACCTTGTTTCAGAAGAGTTGAGAGAGGCAATAGAGATTTTAAGTTCTGTAAGTGGAGAGCAAATTGGTTCAGAAGTGCTTAGTGCAATTTTTGAAAGATTTTGTATAGGAAAATAGTATTTGAGAAATTGACATTTAATGCAATAATATTGTGTAGCTAAACAAGGAGGCTAATCATGAATGAAGTGATTGAAAGGGCCTTATTCACTGCAAAGAAGTTAGGAGCAACTTATGCTGATGTAAGGCTCATTGAAAGAGTTGTTGAAGACATAAGTGTTTCAAACGGTGAAGTAAAAGGTGTAAAAAAGCGACTCACAAAAGGATTTGGAGTACGTGTAATCGTAGATGGTGCGTGGGGGTTCTTTTCCTCTTACAGGGTTGAACCTCTCGAAGGAGAGCGTGTTGCTCAAGTTGCAGTTCAAATTGCAAAGGCGTCTGCCAGGACTAAAATTGAAGATGCGCGTCTTGCTCCAATCGAAATCTATCAGGAAAAAGTTCCTCAACCTGTAAAAATTGATCCATTTTCAGTTCCACTCAATAAAAAGATAGAATTTATGCTTTCGCTTGATAAGTTAATGGAAAAGCCAGGTATCATTGTAAGGTCTTCCTCGATGCATTTTTCAAAAGAGTGGAAGACTTTTGCGTCTCTTGAAGGTGCCTTTATCGAGCAGGAGCGTATAGTAAGTGGGGCAGGAATACAGGCAATAGCAACTGATGGAAGGGAAATACAGGTAAGGAGTTACCCTGCATCTTTTGGTGGTGATTATGCAAGGAAGGGGTATGAATTTATTGAGGAGATGAAGTTGGAGGATAATGCTGAGAGAATTTCAAATGAGGCGTTAATGCTTCTTAAGGCAAAGCCTGCTCCATCAGGAAGGATGGATTTAATAATTGGTCCATATCAGATGGCGCTTCAACTTCATGAATCCGTTGGACATCCATCAGAACTTGACAGGGTTCTTGGTGAAGAGGCATCATTTGCTGGCACATCATTTTTAACACCTGAGAAACTCAATAATTTCCAGTTTGGCTCTAAGTATGTGAACATTGTTGCGGATGCAACAGTTGATTATGCGCTTGGTGGTTTCGCTTACGACGATGAAGGAGTAAAGGCTAAGAGAATTTATCTTGTAAAAGAGGGACTATTTGTTGGATACCTTAATTCAAGAGAAACGGCACAGAGGCTTGGGCTTGAACCAATGGGTGCAATGAGAGCAGATAACTGGAACAGGCAACCAATTATAAGGATGACAAGTATTAACCTTGAACCAGGTAATATGACCCTTGACGAACTCATTGAGGGTGTTCAAGAGGGTTTGCTTATTGATGTAAATAAGTCGTGGAGCATTGACCAGAAGAGGTTGAACTTCCAGTTTGGGACAGAAATTGGATATGAAATTAAGAATGGTAAAATTCAGGATATGGTGAAGAATCCTACATATTCTGGCATAACTTATGAGTTTTGGAGAAGCCTCGATGGAGTTGGAAACGATAGTTACTATCACATTTTGGGGCTTCCAAACTGTGGGAAAGGAGAGCCGATGCAAGTTATGGAAGTAAGCCACGGCTCGAGTTATGCAAGATTTAGAAATGTAACTGTGGGGGTAAAACATGAATAAAGAGAGAATTTTAGAAATTTTGGATTATGTAGTTAAGAGCACTAGGGCTGATGCGGTTGAGGCAGTTTTGGTTGGTGGTGAGTCTTACCTAACAGGTTTTGCAAATAACTATATCCACAGAAATGTTGGAGAAGAAAATTATGAACTCAGTATAAGGGTTGTTCTGGGTAAGAAAATTGGTGCGTCTTCTACTTCTGATTTGAGTAACGATGCAATTGATGCTGCAATTGAAAATGCTATAGGCATTGCAAAACTCCAAAAGGAAAACAAAGACTTCGTAAGTTTACCAAAAAATTACCCTGGAGAAACTGAATTTAAGTTTGTTTCTGATATTCCTGATGCAGACACCCGTGCAAGCATCGTTAAAGTCCTTGTTGATGAATCTAAAAAGTATGGGTTTGTTTCTTC
This sequence is a window from Caldisericum sp.. Protein-coding genes within it:
- the rpmH gene encoding 50S ribosomal protein L34, with the translated sequence MRTTFNPHNKHIKRSQGFRARMKSSTGRNVLSRRRAHGRKRLITV
- the rnpA gene encoding ribonuclease P protein component encodes the protein MRLWERLSEKEFESVYKSGKKFYGKYIVVVASNAVKKKVGFVASKRIGKSHIRNRARRLMREAFLKLEPVLPEDYSFVLIARNTIVGLKMQDVLSDLEGIVFRFRKSLLDRKEAQEE
- the yidD gene encoding membrane protein insertion efficiency factor YidD codes for the protein MKKFLLAVLKFYRKYISPLKPPTCRFTPTCSEYAIEAIEKYGAKKGGFLAIKRVLRCNPFFPGGNDPVP
- the yidC gene encoding membrane protein insertase YidC → MKKILLVFGFVLLLSVFLTGCATSPFPKTTEPGVIVQVIATGRPMENIPVGVRVVNNTPDPILEVTVKLVSINGNEDLKPFDLWKSGRVVSLKDIAKTSVIDAGKDATFTFYVTSYTEIDPKPYPAKFEVTYKDANGKVTTIEKEAVINIVPVSGFYKFMRLIIEWINKFTHNYGLAIIVLTILIKLITHPLTRYQFKSTAKLQEIQPELKKIQEKYKDNPQKQQQEIVKLYKEKGVNMYGGCLPVLVQWPLLIILYGALMNYAPFNNARFLWLTNLNTPDKYYILPVLVFLSMFLQSKTSQMPGTEMDPNTKMFMYFLPVIFAVWAVSWPPSVLLYWITFSLTATLEQYLIIRSLENFKKMALEEPKEVVKKDKKEK
- a CDS encoding KH domain-containing protein, producing the protein MSEFVVDFVKDIFEKMGESPQVEAGKKFGGYYINVKNLSNKGHYIGEDGTVLRAIQFIVNVYAHKVDKNFPTIILDIDGYKGKQYERLKTIAIEAALKAKRLREPVELRPMSAQARRIIHLTLKNYPDIWTHSVGKEPRRRVIVDIKK
- the mnmE gene encoding tRNA uridine-5-carboxymethylaminomethyl(34) synthesis GTPase MnmE — protein: MNDTIVAIATPRGFGGIGVIRLSGEKALELAQSIFDKRIEKPRYAYYGAITIEGTPVDTGIVIYYKKPHSYTGEDVVEISMHGGIKNLEMVLNFLISKGARLAEKGEFTKRAVENGKMDIFEANAVIELIEAKTEKGVLLASSRLFGKLSKVVEDLRNRIMEINAKIEATIDFPFDVEEIPKEVLKEALTQIKNDIEKLLSTYNDSKVVFDGVRVAIVGKPNVGKSTLLNALLKFERAIVSEIPGTTRDTIEETIDFFGFPVKVIDTAGIRDSQDVIEKMGVERSKRAIITSDLILFVFDASTPLDEEDLELAEFTSGKSRIIVLNKTDLPKAIDINQLSKLFPNEPIIEISALLKEGIEEVEQAIKKKILNIDIDSILVSNKVEYDLLNNALTHIKHAIENLETQTLDLVSEELREAIEILSSVSGEQIGSEVLSAIFERFCIGK
- a CDS encoding TldD/PmbA family protein, which gives rise to MNEVIERALFTAKKLGATYADVRLIERVVEDISVSNGEVKGVKKRLTKGFGVRVIVDGAWGFFSSYRVEPLEGERVAQVAVQIAKASARTKIEDARLAPIEIYQEKVPQPVKIDPFSVPLNKKIEFMLSLDKLMEKPGIIVRSSSMHFSKEWKTFASLEGAFIEQERIVSGAGIQAIATDGREIQVRSYPASFGGDYARKGYEFIEEMKLEDNAERISNEALMLLKAKPAPSGRMDLIIGPYQMALQLHESVGHPSELDRVLGEEASFAGTSFLTPEKLNNFQFGSKYVNIVADATVDYALGGFAYDDEGVKAKRIYLVKEGLFVGYLNSRETAQRLGLEPMGAMRADNWNRQPIIRMTSINLEPGNMTLDELIEGVQEGLLIDVNKSWSIDQKRLNFQFGTEIGYEIKNGKIQDMVKNPTYSGITYEFWRSLDGVGNDSYYHILGLPNCGKGEPMQVMEVSHGSSYARFRNVTVGVKHE